One window from the genome of Hippopotamus amphibius kiboko isolate mHipAmp2 chromosome 13, mHipAmp2.hap2, whole genome shotgun sequence encodes:
- the RNF4 gene encoding LOW QUALITY PROTEIN: E3 ubiquitin-protein ligase RNF4 (The sequence of the model RefSeq protein was modified relative to this genomic sequence to represent the inferred CDS: inserted 1 base in 1 codon): MSTRKRRGGTVNSRQTQKRTREAASPPEMALEAEPIELVESAGDEIVDLTCESLEPVVVDLTHNDSVVISITRALLDLXKNRLLALWILSLIVEERRRPRRNARRLRQDHADSCVVSSDEEELSRDRDVYVTTHTPGNTREEASTGLRPSGTVSCPICMDGYSEIVQNGRLIVSTECGHVFCSQCLRDSLKNANTCPTCRKKINHKRYHPIYI; encoded by the exons AGAAAGCGTCGTGGCGGGACAGTAAATTCTAGACAAACCCAGAAGCGAACCCGAGAAGCAGCCTCCCCACCCGAGATGGCCTTGGAGGCAGAACCTATAGAACTCGTGGAAAGTG CTGGAGACGAGATAGTGGACCTCACCTGTGAATCTTTAGAGCCTGTGGTCGTCGACCTGACTCACAATGACTCTGTGGTG ATTAGTATCACCAGAGCTTTATTAGATC TCAAGAACCGACTTTTAGCTTTGTGGATTCTTTCTCTT atTGTTGAAG AAAGGAGGCGGCCAAGGAGGAATGCCAGGAGGCTGCGCCAGGACCACGCTGATAGCTGTGTGGTGAGCAGTGATGAGGAGGAGCTGTCCAGGGACAGAGATGTGTACGTGACCACCCACACCCCCGGAAACACCCGGGAAGAGGCCTCTACTGGACTCAG GCCCTCTGGTACTGTCAGTTGTCCCATCTGCATGGACGGGTACTCAGAG ATTGTGCAGAACGGACGTCTCATTGTTTCTACAGAGTGCGGCCACGTCTTCTGTAGCCAGTGCCTCCGTGATTCCCTTAAGAATGCTAACACGTGCCCAACTTGCAGGAAAAAGATCAACCACAAACGATACCACCCCATTTATATATGA